Proteins co-encoded in one Yamadazyma tenuis chromosome 1, complete sequence genomic window:
- a CDS encoding uncharacterized protein (EggNog:ENOG503NYMB; BUSCO:EOG09260BFE; COG:L), which produces MPIKSLESYLFERKLVNTSSIEILQNATIGIDVEHYLSRIYTFKKEQFLSAIGGVPSSLRDYIHSDLKVFKEFNIKPIFVIKGIDIQLQAHNLQTNELTPGEQHLENTWTKLNSRNVNYNYTTNDSFRVFTDPLSLRPMIHDLIKYFVEIGIDYIVCPYDASFQLSYLYHKRVIDSIYGSTDLLLTKVNKFILGMEFQSKDFRFIDKPKVLYELKLTHKQLLDLSIMVGCNLQPNTFPSLPSLPQPNPLQPYPQLSYFKIALDILYQLIAFNGDNQTDLYSYILSLNDQRCLDLYLKGHSAFRYIPVLNDEGFVTLYTLEMQNLNLLSEEEEASLVIPVNEEGEKKVEAGSKGKAKAKTIQIPNDVHDIISQRLPAEFYFYQSIGLAPIELLESITQGQLYIRPPLESGLSESYKKLINSRFYIDNLDGLFNLVTQLLARYYQVKKIKVNYWYKSEDLELNNRMIPPVSRRINHLFSVNPEVADFSLVNFFKNTKETYPKEQFGGSIGNYNEIISTALLRSLYLYGIIDEKTNEFNSYGKALKQFVQQNETKLDDTTLQELVLVMLLIQTKCFKLNDLQTEYNGVAKYFKDPSGSSSDVKLDPQESKHITLLARIFSIHRLQIAPINYQGPISRSLLNFRSHLKFISTNLIYTIQSCLIDLIVRQENNNVKIDFEDKADWCKLVDQLPFYKDLNNTLLGVVAEIYFGYSAKQSKLNQDLTKDQIAENSREQLLNSVYQITNPIFNINVHGVNSVTSTQFLSDFNKGVEFWGSFVELVKVTNQVDSGIISDDYCQSIVDTESWMKQFI; this is translated from the coding sequence ATGCCCATCAAATCTTTAGAATCATACTTGTTTGAAAGGAAGTTGGTAAATACCAGCTCAATtgagattcttcaaaacGCCACCATAGGGATAGACGTGGAACACTACTTGAGCAGAATATACACCTTTAAAAAAGAACAGTTTTTATCTGCCATTGGCGGAGTCCCCAGCTCTTTGAGAGACTATATACATTCAGACTTGAAAGTgttcaaagagttcaacatcaaacCGATTTTTGTCATCAAGGGGATTGATATCCAGTTGCAAGCACACAATTTACAGACAAACGAATTAACTCCAGGTGAACAGCACTTGGAAAACACCTGGACAAAGTTGAACTCGAGAAACGTCAATTACAACTACACCACAAATGACTCCTTCCGCGTGTTCACCGACCCATTGTCGTTGAGACCCATGATTCacgacttgatcaagtacttTGTCGAGATTGGCATTGACTACATTGTGTGTCCATATGACGcttcttttcaattgtCTTATTTGTACCACAAGAGAGTCATCGACTCGATCTATGGGTCTACCGACTTATTATTGACCaaggtcaacaagtttaTCTTGGGAATGGAGTTCCAGTCCAAAGATTTCAGGTTCATTGATAAACCCAAAGTATTATACGAGTTAAAGCTCACTCATAAGcaattgttggacttgagtATCATGGTGGGGTGCAATCTCCAACCCAATACCTTCCCCAGTTTGCCTCTGTTACCACAGCCAAATCCGTTGCAGCCATACCCTCAATTGAGTTACTTCAAGATCGCGTTGGACATCTTGTACCAATTGATAGCGTTTAATGGTGATAACCAGACGGACTTATATCTGTATATTTTGAGCTTGAACGACCAGAGGTGCTTGGATTTGTACTTGAAAGGTCACTCGGCCTTCAGGTATATCCCTGTGTTAAACGACGAGGGTTTTGTGACGTTGTATACTCTTGAAATGCAAAATTTGAACCTTCTCAgcgaggaagaagaagcttccTTGGTGATTCCGGTGAACGAAGAAGGAGAAAAAAAGGTTGAAGCTGGAAGCAAAGGCAAGGCCAAGGCAAAGACCATTCAAATACCCAACGATGTCCACGATATCATCTCGCAGAGATTACCAGCCGAGTTCTACTTTTACCAGTCGATTGGGTTGGCCCCAATTGAACTCTTGGAATCCATAACCCAAGGCCAACTCTACATCCGGCCACCATTGGAGAGTGGATTAAGTGAAAGTTATAAAAAGTTAATCAACTCTCGATTTTATATCGACAACTTGGATGGGTTGTTCAACCTTGTTACCCAATTGTTGGCCAGATATTACCAGGTAAAAAAGATCAAGGTCAATTACTGGTATAAATCCGAGGATTTGGAACTCAACAACCGAATGATTCCTCCtgtatcaagaagaatcaacCATTTATTCTCGGTGAATCCAGAGGTTGCAGACTTTAGTTTGGTtaattttttcaagaatacAAAGGAAACCTACCCCAAAGAACAGTTTGGTGGGTCTATTGGCAACTACAATGAGATCATATCCACTGCGTTGTTGAGGTCCTTGTACTTATATGGTATCATCGACGAAAAGACAAACGAGTTCAACAGCTACGGAAAGGCATTGAAGCAGTTTGTCCAGCAAAACGAAACAAAGCTCGACGATACCACGCTACAGGAACTcgtgttggtgatgttgcTTATCCAGACAAAGtgcttcaagttgaatgacTTACAAACCGAGTACAATGGAGTGgccaagtacttcaagGATCCCAGTGGAAGCAGTTCTGATGTCAAGTTGGACCCGCAAGAATCCAAACACATAACTCTTCTTGCTCGTATTTTCTCGATCCACAGGCTCCAGATTGCCCCCATAAACTACCAGGGACCCATCTCCAGAagcttgttgaactttAGGTCTCATTTGAAGTTCATCTCTACAAACTTGATTTATACCATTCAAAGTTGtttgattgacttgatcGTCCGTCAAGAAAACAACAACGTCAAGATCGACTTCGAAGACAAGGCAGACTGGTGCAAGTTGGTGGACCAGTTGCCGTTCTAcaaggacttgaacaatacGTTGTTGGGAGTGGTGGCCGAGATATACTTCGGATACAGTGCCAAACAGTCGAAGTTGAACCAggatttgaccaaggaCCAAATCGCCGAAAACTCCCGTGAgcagttgttgaacagtGTATACCAGATCACCAATcccatcttcaatatcaatgtTCACGGAGTCAATAGCGTTACCTCCACCCAGTTCTTAtctgatttcaacaaaGGAGTGGAATTCTGGGGACTGTTTGTGGAGCTTGTCAAGGTCACCAACCAAGTAGATAGCGGTATCATTAGTGATGACTACTGCCAGTCAATAGTCGACACCGAATCATGGATGAAGCAATTTATCTAA
- the NCP1 gene encoding NADPH-cytochrome P450 reductase (COG:C; EggNog:ENOG503NUZ8) yields the protein MALDTIDFTVIGALVLMAVLYFAKDYVFPSDDGTNAGFTANIGGKSRDLVETITKNSKNCVILYGSQTGTAEEYSHKLAKELSSRFSLKTLVGDLSDFDYDNLNEVSDSVLVFFVLATYGEGEPTDDAVEFFDYLENEADDLSSLKFCVFGLGNSTYEFYNEIAKKAQKKLEELNATPFGLFGLGDDGVGSLDEDFLGWKDSLMESLKNELNFEEHEVSYQPSYELVDELTLTVDSEEVSLGEPNKSYLDSTKDLTKGPFDHSHPYLAPITASRELFSSNDKNCIHAEFDLSDTNLRYTTGDHLAIWPSNSDYNISNFVKAFGLGGKLDDVFSLKPLDSTVSIPFPTPTTIGSVLRHYLEISGPVSRQFFTSIAGFAPSDAVKAYAIKLGGDKALFASEVSAHKLNIADAVLKISNGVAWEKVPFEFIIETLGHLQQRYYSISSSSLSEKTCIHVTAVVETEKVESRYVTGVVTNLLRHIQLEQNNKTEKPAVTYDLNGPRDKFLKYRLPVHVRRSTFKLPTNPKTPVILIGPGTGIAPFRGFVRERVAIKKSSDAELGKTLVFFGCRNSNEDFLYKEEWPQYSKVLGDTFEMHTAFSREDPTKKVYVQHKLTENGAKIAALLKEGAFIYVCGDASKMARDVQHSLVEILAKDRDITEEKAAELVRSYKTQNRYQEDVW from the coding sequence ATGGCTTTAGATACTATAGATTTCACCGTCATCGGCGccttggtgttgatggcCGTGCTTTACTTCGCCAAAGACTACGTGTTCCCCAGCGACGATGGCACCAATGCCGGCTTCACCGCCAACATCGGTGGTAAGTCTCGAGACTTGGTTGAgaccatcaccaagaacaGTAAGAACTGTGTGATTTTGTACGGATCCCAGACCGGGACCGCCGAGGAATATTCCCacaagttggccaaggaaTTGAGCAGCAGATTCAGCTTGAAAACATTGGTTGGGGACTTGTCCGATTTCGATTAcgacaacttgaacgagGTTTCCGACTcggtgttggtgttcttTGTACTTGCAACCTACGGAGAAGGTGAACCCACCGATGACGCGGTCGAGTTCTTTGACTACTTGGAGAACGAGGCCGACGACTTGTCGAGCCTCAAATTTTGTGTGTTCGGTTTGGGTAACTCCACCTACGAATTCTACAATGAGATAGCCAAGAAGGCtcagaagaaattggaagaGTTAAATGCCACTCCCTTTGGTCTCTTTGGCTTGGGAGATGATGGGGTTGGAAGCTTGGACGAAGACTTTTTGGGTTGGAAGGACTCGCTTATGGAATCGTTGAAAAACGAGttgaactttgaagaacacGAAGTGTCATACCAACCAAGTTACGAGTTGGTTGATGAACTTACTTTGACTGTTGATAGTGAAGAGGTTTCTTTGGGTGAACCAAACAAGTCGTATTTGGACTCGACCAAGGACTTGACCAAAGGACCTTTTGACCATTCCCATCCTTACTTGGCCCCAATCACTGCTTCTCGCGAATTGTTCAGCTCCAACGACAAAAACTGTATTCATGCCGAATTCGACTTGTCCGATACGAACTTGAGATACACCACCGGTGACCACTTGGCTATCTGGCCTTCGAACTCGGACTACAACATCAGCAACTTTGTAAAGGCATTTGGCTTGGGAGGTAAATTAGATGATGTTTTCAGCTTGAAGCCTTTGGACTCAACCGTTTCAATTCCTTTCCCTACTCCAACTACCATCGGGTCCGTGTTGAGACACTACTTGGAAATCTCAGGGCCTGTTTCTAGACAGTTTTTCACGTCTATTGCTGGTTTTGCTCCAAGTGATGCGGTTAAGGCTTATGCCATCAAATTGGGTGGTGACAAAGCCTTGTTTGCAAGCGAAGTTTCTGCTCACAAGCTCAACATAGCCGATGCcgtgttgaagatttccaaTGGGGTTGCGTGGGAAAAGGTTCCATTTGAGTTTATTATCGAAACTCTTGGCCACTTGCAACAAAGATACTATTCCATcagttcaagttcattgagTGAAAAAACCTGTATTCATGTGACTGCCGTTGTTGAGACTGAAAAGGTCGAGTCTAGGTATGTCACTGGTGTGGTtacaaacttgttgagacACATTCAACTCGAACAGAATAACAAGACAGAGAAGCCGGCTGTCACTTATGATTTGAATGGGCCTAGAGACAAGTTTCTCAAATATAGATTACCAGTTCATGTCAGAAGAtccaccttcaagttgCCAACCAACCCCAAAACGCCAGTTATTTTGATTGGTCCCGGTACTGGAATTGCACCATTCAGAGGATTTGTCAGAGAAAGAGttgccatcaagaagtcttCTGATGCTGAACTCGGTAAAACTTTGGTGTTCTTTGGATGCAGAAACTCCAATGAAGACTTCTTGTACAAAGAAGAATGGCCCCAATACTCCAAGGTGTTGGGAGACACTTTCGAAATGCATACTGCCTTTTCGAGAGAAGATCCAACAAAGAAGGTTTACGTACAGCACAAGTTGACTGAAAATGGCGCAAAAATCGCTGctttgttgaaagaaggTGCTTTTATCTACGTTTGTGGAGATGCTTCCAAAATGGCCAGAGATGTCCAACACagtttggtggaaatcTTGGCCAAGGACAGAGATATCACTGAAGAAAAGGCAGCTGAGCTCGTTAGAAGCTACAAGACTCAAAACagatatcaagaagatgtATGGTAG
- the IPK1 gene encoding Inositol-pentakisphosphate 2-kinase (COG:F; EggNog:ENOG503P3VH) — MEISKLTSPQEWKYFAKGNANILFEYTGSNDYLRHKLLRLRLLKEDDQYISTCELYDFIELRCKHLFPEMIIDIQLVVLTGEFVHNLDSNGHKMMIQERYGLLLPNILEGENNKQALSKNCNLYFDDQFNAITLELKPKWLYDNKNNNYCRTCSLNQLRGFERHFCPLDFLYPEALQEGLDDVFKAVPDDLVQQIQKNIPVKQLFMQYLQSPKNVFQKLKQYQKINDKNDLIENLTSPNDVSVNLWLVMTLRDVGLFLKFEKYDRNNNIHNSHNNVNNLITIDNGKYLLTSNIYDLDLKSKNIALNDKPT, encoded by the exons ATGGAGATCTCTAAACTCACGAGTCCTCAGGAGTGGAAGTACTTTGCCAAGGGAAATGCCAATATCCTTTTTGAGTACACCGGAAGCAATGACTACTTGAGGCATAAGCTTTTACGATTGAGACTTCTCAAGGAGGATGATCAGTACATTTCCACCTGTGAATTGTACGACTTCATTGAGCTCCGATGCAAACACCTCTTTCCCGAAATGATCATCGATATTcaattggtggttttgacGGGCGAATTTGTCCATAACTTGGATTCCAATGGTCACAAGATGATGATCCAAGAACGCTACGGGTTGTTACTACCGAACATCTTAGAAGGAGAGAATAACAAACAGGCGTTGTCAAAGAACTGCAACTTGTATTTTGACGATCAATTTAATGCCATCACCCTTGAGTTGAAGCCTAAATGGCTTTATGACAATAAGAACAATAACTATTGTCGGACGTGCCTGTTGAATCAACTCAGAGGATTCGAACGACACTTTTGTCCCTTAGACTTTTTGTACCCTGAGGCCTTACAAGAAGGACTCGATGATGTGTTCAAGGCTGTTCCTGACGACTTGGTacaacaaattcaaaaaaaTATTCCTGTTAAGCAGCTTTTCATGCAATATTTGCAGAGTCCCAAAAATGTgtttcaaaaactcaagCAGTACCAGAAAATTAACGACAAAAATGACTTGATAGAGAACTTGACGTCACCGAACGATGTATCAGTGAACCTCTGGCTCGTGATGACGCTTCGAGATGTAGGGTTGTTTCTCAAGTTTGAGAAGTATGATCgaaacaacaacatccaCAACAGCCATAATAACGTTAACAATCTCATCACTATCGATAATGGAAAGTACCTTTTGACAAGCAATATTTACGACTTGGAtctcaagtccaaaa ATATTGCATTAAACGATAAGCCAACCTAA
- a CDS encoding uncharacterized protein (EggNog:ENOG503Q4XR; COG:S), whose amino-acid sequence MPKRRSSPSSDNDDDYEDAYEDAYEDAVENEGTRSSPPVARKNVKLSVQDYEELDMNSSQIEVSASQYTSDRSFSQSQAGDRVAVSSPDDLAKSIIRVAFARSASDKIIRKSHLTDGWSGTKDFAGALERANSLLATSFGLRISVIDEEPGAKKTANLAYSLVNCMTKKERQVLDKLWVDVDSVHKHNGRSVFDDEYFLARNTRDKLPSDNGDLAKMGVVSVVLALVVLEDNHLQRSRLLKLLRSFGVPDDPNASNTSIDHNAVTLLAELEKQSYLKRAFRTKSMAANSASASDEHVFYNLGSRGMVEFGPESFFHFVEGVYGEEFDETMRSRTLSTLEKAFKRTFEELGEDVQQDSGPEVEATSEVEAAVDAPLS is encoded by the coding sequence ATGCCAAAGCGAAGATCATCTCCATCGagtgataatgatgatgactaCGAAGATGCCTATGAGGACGCCTATGAAGATGCGGTTGAAAATGAAGGCACCAGGCTGCTGCCTCCCGTCGCCCGTAAAAACGTCAAGCTCTCAGTCCAAGACTACGAAGAACTCGATATGAACCTGTCGCAGATCGAGGTTTCTGCATCACAATACACCAGCGACAGACTGTTTAGCCAGTCGCAGGCCGGAGACCGGGTGGCGGTGTCATCGCCCGACGACCTCGCCAAATCTATCATCCGCGTGGCGTTTGCCCGGTCGGCTTCTGATAAGATCATCAGAAAGTCTCATTTGACAGACGGATGGAGTGGTACCAAGGATTTTGCCGGGGCGTTGGAACGTGCCAACTCCCTCTTGGCTACCAGCTTTGGGCTACGTATCCTGGTGATAGACGAGGAGCCAGGTGCCAAAAAAACCGCCAATTTGGCATATTCACTTGTCAATTGTATGACTAAAAAAGAGAGACAGGTTCTTGATAAGCTTTGGGTCGATGTTGACTCGGTgcacaaacacaatggcCGGAGTGTCTTTGACGACGAGTACTTTCTCGCCAGGAACACGCGAGACAAGCTTCCGTCTGATAACGGAGACTTGGCTAAGATGGGGGTTGTTTCTGTGGTGCTAGCTCTTGtggttcttgaagataatCATCTCCAACGATCCCGACTACTCAAGCTCCTCCGACTGTTTGGAGTTCCCGATGACCCCAATGCCTCCAACACCTCAATTGACCATAATGCTGTGACGTTGTTGGCAGAGCTTGAGAAACAGCTGTATTTGAAGCGGGCCTTCAGAACCAAGTCGATGGCTGCCAACAGTGCTCTGGCGAGCGACGAGCATGTGTTCTACAACTTGGGACTGCGGGGGATGGTGGAGTTTGGCCCGGAGTCGTTCTTCCACTTTGTGGAGGGAGTTTACGGAGAGGAGTTTGACGAGACGATGCGGTCGAGGACCTTATCGACGCTCGAAAAGGCGTTCAAACGGACGTTTGAGGAGCTTGGGGAGGATGTCCAGCAGGATTCCGGGCCGGAGGTGGAGGCGACCCTGGAAGTAGAGGCTGCAGTTGACGCTCCGTTATCTTAG
- the MRP49 gene encoding mitochondrial 54S ribosomal protein mL61 (COG:J; EggNog:ENOG503P4A6), which produces MAKPKTLNSMFPGLPKSRLLKQATRINIIHGSTATAFKFDPKFTRLDLILPQNRLHKPSIGLRQFWKHNLPTLKFHNYDTEFHVLKVQTDSDQELAKCPTKVVIHTESGNQEVSCEGISHSDILAKVVQLTGATPVDPEVLKGLDLNTVAHQ; this is translated from the coding sequence ATGGCAAAGCCAAAGACCCTCAACTCGATGTTTCCGGGGCTTCCCAAGTCACGTTTATTGAAACAGGCTACTCGTATCAATATCATCCACGGAAGCACTGCAACCGCCTTCAAATTCGACCCAAAATTCACCCGtttggacttgatcttACCACAGAATAGACTTCATAAACCATCGATAGGTTTAAGACAATTTTGGAAACACAATCTCCCAACCTTGAAATTCCACAACTACGATACCGAGTTCCATGTCCTCAAAGTACAAACCGATTCCGATCAagagttggccaagtgcCCCACCAAAGTGGTGATCCACACTGAATCTGGCAACCAAGAAGTCAGCTGCGAAGGCATTTCACACAGTGACATATTGGCCAAAGTGGTACAACTCACTGGTGCCACTCCTGTGGATCCTGAAGTGTTGAAAGGTTTGGACCTTAATACAGTAGCACACCAGTAA
- a CDS encoding uncharacterized protein (COG:S; EggNog:ENOG503P3IJ): MSRARVLKRFVTTSTDISRAVATETLLTGTGNGPFIELPEFEPLGNPTNLLSVKMPQSSNLSIRHGSLIAMNGDLAGVSSVSRKLSDSFKFQVLQSESAVSLIVGGKMKPNRMNNYTLLHISDKSETWTVFNDSSVVAWTGYGLEIEPTHVLSRWNSVKTIGKGHVLVSDGNKMLEIDIPEHESVFVTPNSLVASTVEPVFRTIQTFNVLPKMPQLSLRWKTPRFVANAYARAVERLGAQNVVAEVSRSATRFKYHINNVVLFVRLYVVNRVFGKPIWAQISGPSKLLVSTNEQVRGERVFTKQEIEDIYRT; this comes from the coding sequence ATGAGTAGAGCCAGAGTTTTGAAACGATTTGTTACGACGTCCACCGACATTTCCAGGGCGGTAGCGACCGAAACGCTTCTCACTGGCACCGGTAATGGCCCATTTATTGAATTGCCCGAGTTTGAACCTCTTGGCAATCCTACGAACTTATTGAGCGTCAAAATGCCCCAGTCGTCAAATCTCAGCATTCGGCATGGGTCGCTCATCGCCATGAACGGCGACTTGGCTGGAGTTTCTAGTGTCAGTAGAAAGCTCTCTGACTCGTTCAAGTTCCAGGTTCTTCAGTCGGAGTCGGCCGTATCGTTGATTGTTGGTGGGAAAATGAAGCCCAACCGCATGAATAACTACACACTTTTACACATCTCGGACAAGAGTGAGACCTGGACCGTGTTCAACGATAGTAGTGTCGTGGCATGGACCGGTTACGGCCTCGAGATTGAGCCCACCCATGTCCTCAGTCGCTGGAATAGTGTGAAGACGATTGGCAAAGGACATGTTCTTGTGAGTGACGGCAATAAGATGCTCGAGATTGACATCCCTGAGCACGAGAGTGTGTTTGTGACACCCAACAGTTTAGTGGCCTCCACGGTGGAACCGGTGTTTCGGACGATACAGACGTTCAATGTGCTTCCAAAGATGCCTCAGTTATCACTTCGGTGGAAAACACCCCGGTTTGTCGCCAACGCGTACGCCCGAGCAGTGGAGCGCTTGGGAGCTCAGAACGTGGTAGCAGAGGTGTCCCGGCTGGCCACGCGGTTCAAGTACCACATCAATAATGTGGTCCTTTTCGTAAGACTCTACGTGGTGAACCGAGTGTTTGGAAAACCTATCTGGGCACAGATCTCGGGTCCCAGCAAACTCCTTGTCAGCACCAATGAACAAGTTCGTGGGGAGCGGGTGTTTACCAAacaagagattgaagacATTTACCGGACATAa
- a CDS encoding uncharacterized protein (COG:S; BUSCO:EOG09262TEV; EggNog:ENOG503NXE4), whose protein sequence is MIYSHGVFKLQNSPALREIPIKPPGGGDIMEMFQNKGNRVYEFIEPELAEPKPSYSGLPLESFPNAKIKKESLWPAKTKKLKTRVEPDPVRQEGKEITYKFHLQTSNSDSLTNESRIRSVHSPKGNPKLVSRSLKSSNGMVPIEKAREMEKERQRRQKFADKEIHTWQAEKAKQQTEQQELKMDSFQPLENLSQLETLREWEEEKERVRKERDLEAQREKENQKSHQELIEQQKSKPDSKKPEPRNFELKRSFQPDEEATKTETNRSVPLTPISQASGSIKVKTPNTNSPLRASKRIKVITPKKPIATTHLAPSFVTEREKNSSDLEEPSNDDFCSACGGSGVFICCEGCPKSFHFICCDPPLDDLPEDNWICRDCEANQNPKNAQQYDDMGIFGQLMNNLSTLNPVEFQLPKSLRDDTFINVETDEHGTYEDDSLKPQLSYGKLNGSQISGYNYNQDLEIEKLYHKNGDPFLCHKCGLSGLYGKTLVHCDYCPLVWHMDCLKDPIYTPKTVGFKWRCPNHYENLFPVNLFSKRNFKDTPIMDVALHNHFLKIAQSQNFLIKYRDQPWLKKDGSVATLQEYLQYEMKNFNKLNPDYDDKEMSAGNHNTLDNDDDIHEDFNVPNFFNNYPIKGGVVAKPSERLSRIITMTNEDESNGGKVCSFVYRVPEESIVLDFFTKVKTESQKRKRRKKVQHLSVRDRIFRDLDKYEEKRKDEADFLSNAEYFHQTSKNDGIEHLIKAALGSTPEPTTPLSSDEVSELVHIKKLIQAKGKDAFMEFLKS, encoded by the coding sequence ATGATATATTCTCATGGGGTTTTCAAGCTTCAAAATAGCCCGGCATTGAGAGAAATCCCCATTAAACCTCCTGGTGGAGGAGATATCATGGAAATGTTTCAGAACAAAGGAAACCGTGTGTACGAGTTCATAGAGCCGGAGTTGGCGGAACCCAAACCATCCTATTCTGGGTTACCATTGGAGTCGTTCCCCaatgccaaaatcaaaaaggaGTCTCTATGGCCAGCCAAGACCAAAAAACTCAAAACCCGCGTGGAGCCTGATCCAGTACGCCAAGAAGGTAAGGAGATCACCTACAAGTTCCATCTACAAACCTCCAATTCGGATAGCCTCACCAATGAGAGCAGAATTCGAAGTGTTCACAGCCCTAAGGGTAATCCCAAACTCGTGCTGCGGTCGCTAAAAAGTTCCAACGGAATGGTGCCAATTGAGAAAGCTCGAGAGATGGAAAAAGAGCGCCAGAGGCGCCAGAAGTTTGCTGACAAGGAGATACATACCTGGCAGGCGGAGAAGGCCAAGCAGCAGACAGAACAGCAGGAGCTCAAGATGGACAGTTTTCAGCCCTTGGAAAATCTTCTGCAGTTGGAGACGCTAAGGGAATGGGAGGAAGAGAAAGAACGAGTGAGAAAAGAACGAGATTTAGAGGCACAACGGGAAAAGGAAAATCAGAAGCTGCATCAGGAATTGATAGAACAGCAAAAACTGAAACCCGACCTGAAGAAACCTGAGCCCAGGAATTTTGAACTAAAGAGATCATTTCAGCCTGACGAGGAAGCCACGAAAACAGAAACGAACCGAAGCGTGCCCCTTACACCCATATCTCAAGCTTCTGGCTCTATTAAAGTCAAGACTCCTAATACCAACAGTCCGCTACGGGCGTCCAAGAGAATAAAGGTGATCACCCCCAAAAAACCAATTGCTACCACACATTTGGCTCCTTCGTTTGTAACAGAACGTGAGAAAAACTCGAGtgatttggaagaaccaTCCAATGATGACTTTTGCAGCGCCTGTGGTGGTTCTGGTGTATTCATTTGCTGTGAAGGATGTCCCAAGTCTTTTCATTTTATTTGTTGTGATCCTCCATTGGATGATTTGCCCGAAGATAACTGGATATGTAGAGACTGTGAGGCCAATCAGAACCCCAAAAATGCCCAGCAGTATGACGATATGGGGATTTTTGGccagttgatgaacaatTTGCTGACATTAAATCCGGTCGAGTTTCAGCTTCCGAAGAGCTTGAGGGACGATACCTTTATCAACGTGGAAACTGATGAACACGGCACCTACGAAGATGACAGCTTGAAACCTCAACTTTCCTACGGTAAGCTCAACGGGTCCCAGATCTCGGGGTATAATTATAATcaagacttggaaatcgaGAAGCTTTACCATAAAAATGGAGATCCGTTCTTGTGCCACAAGTGTGGGCTTTCAGGACTATACGGAAAAACCCTAGTCCACTGTGACTATTGTCCACTTGTGTGGCATATGGATTGTTTGAAAGATCCCATATATACCCCGAAGACGGTGGGATTCAAATGGAGGTGTCCTAATCACTACGAGAATCTTTTCCCTGTTAATCTCTTCTCTAAGCGGAACTTTAAAGACACCCCTATCATGGATGTGGCCCTACACAAccatttcttgaaaattgCTCAACTGCAaaatttcttgatcaagtatAGGGACCAACCgtggttgaagaaagatggTTCGGTGGCGACTCTTCAGGAGTATCTTCAGTACGAaatgaagaacttcaacaagctcAATCCTGACTACGACGATAAAGAAATGCTGGCTGGTAACCACAACACATTGGATAATGACGATGACATCCACGAGGACTTTAATGttcccaacttcttcaacaactacCCTATCAAAGGTGGGGTGGTGGCCAAGCCATCAGAGAGGTTGAGTAGAATCATTACCATGACAAATGAAGACGAGTCAAATGGTGGTAAAGTCTGCTCATTTGTATATAGAGTTCCGGAAGAACTGATTGTGCTTGATTTTTTCACCAAGGTTAAAACCGAACTGCAAAAGCgcaaaagaagaaagaaggtCCAACATTTATCGGTCAGAGATAGAATATTCAGAGACTTGGATAAATACGAAGAGAAACGTAAGGATGAGGCGGACTTCCTATCTAATGCCGAATACTTTCACCAAACCCTGAAGAATGATGGCATAGAACATCTTATAAAGGCAGCACTTGGGTCCACTCCCGAGCCCACTACTCCCCTCTCAAGTGACGAGGTTTCAGAGCTTGTTcacatcaagaaattgatcCAGGCTAAAGGCAAGGATGCGTTTatggagttcttgaaatcgTAA